GTGGAACACGCCGGCCAGCCGCGGGATCAGCTCGCCGAGGTCGTGCTCGCGGATCGTGTCCCAGCCCAGCCACTGCCAGGCGGCGCCGGCCGGCAGCTCGTTGACGACCTCAGGCAGCAGCGACGGGAACAGCCCGCGGTGGCTGAGGATCTCGCCGGTC
This DNA window, taken from bacterium, encodes the following:
- a CDS encoding iron ABC transporter substrate-binding protein, which codes for TGEILSHRGLFPSLLPEVVNELPAGAAWQWLGWDTIREHDLGELIPRLAGVFHDATGGEG